One Vespa crabro chromosome 9, iyVesCrab1.2, whole genome shotgun sequence genomic region harbors:
- the LOC124426862 gene encoding probable 4-coumarate--CoA ligase 1, whose protein sequence is MKSLRHLSRGIKKFERTLLNDEASKIQYLGARSTFARSKEKFIRGQNQEIIIPSPFGAVTYPDSKISEYIWRNVNKFSKLIALECGITGRKYTYGQTRDATNYIARSLRNLKFMEGDIIALIAPNYPEWILAFLGILEAGLIVTTINPHYTVDEMTMQLELSGAKGIVTAKGILPIVKKAATNHRLGSSLIVIDDGTPGPMTDGVIPFKDLITRGKNLPGLKALSRSTDDVAVLPFSSGTTGLPKGVMLTHANLVSNIEMNGIVIYSVFFFFFPPLIDEYQDVIPIFLPLFHIFGMNVIMLPSLMVGAKIVTLPKFEPETFLDTFIKQKPAILFCVPPIILFLAVSPLAKREHFSNVRSAFSGAAPLSKEDVDRFYDKFRLDNSSLKFCQGYGLTECAPVAFVEKTGLKYASIGKNICGCDVRLVDTVTNVDICEPGRNGELWIRGPHVMKGYFNNPKATKEMLLDDGWLKTGDIAYFDDDLDFYITDRLKELIKVKGFQVPPAELESVLRTHPDVEECAVVGISDARSGEVPRAFVVLKKNRKVSEEDIKNFVKGKVSEYKQLDGGVSFVRDILKNPTGKILRSKMKEAYLKGNL, encoded by the exons ATGAAGTCGTTAAGGCACCTTTCTCGTGGCATCAAGAAATTCGAGCGGACGCTGTTAAACGATGAAGCaagtaaaatacaatatttaggAGCGAGGAGCACCTTTGCgcgatcgaaagagaaatttattcgagGTCAAAACCAAGAGATAATCATTCCTTCGCCTTTCGGTGCAGTTACTTATCCGGATTCTAAGATATCGGAATACATTTGGCGCAACGTTAACAAATTTTCCAAGCTAATTGCCCTG GAATGCGGTATAACAGGTAGGAAATATACGTACGGGCAAACGAGGGACGCTACGAACTACATTGCAAGGAGTTTGAGGAACTTAAAGTTCATGGAAGGTGACATAATTGCCTTGATCGCTCCCAATTATCCGGAATGGATTCTAGCTTTTCTCGGGATTTTGGAGGCGGGCCTCATCGTTACAACTATCAATCCGCATTACACGGTTG ATGAAATGACGATGCAATTGGAGTTGTCTGGCGCGAAAGGTATCGTCACCGCGAAAGGGATATTACCGATCGTAAAGAAAGCAGCAACGAACCACAGATTGGGATCGTCCCTTATCGTTATAGACGACGGTACGCCGGGTCCAATGACGGACGGGGTGATACCTTTTAAG GACTTGATAACTCGCGGCAAGAACTTACCGGGATTGAAAGCCCTAAGCCGTTCCACGGACGACGTAGCGGTTTTACCTTTTTCAAGTGGGACGACGGGTCTGCCGAAAGGTGTGATGTTAACGCACGCTAATCTAGTCTCGAATATAGAAATG AACGGGATTGTCATttattccgtttttttttttttttttcccccccttaTAGATGAATATCAAGACGTCATACCAATATTTCTACCTTTATTTCACATTTTTGGCATGAACGTGATCATGCTGCCTAGTCTCATGGTCGGAGCGAAGATCGTTACGCTTCCGAAATTCGAGCCGGAGACATTTCTTGACACTTTCATCAAgcaaaag CCAGCGATTTTGTTTTGCGTACCGCCTATAATATTGTTTCTGGCAGTTTCGCCGTTAGCCAAAAGAGAACATTTCTCGAACGTACGAAGTGCTTTCAGCGGAGCGGCGCCGCTTTCGAAGGAGGACGTCGATAGATTTTACGACAAGTTTCGATTAGACAACAGTAGTCTTAAATTTTGCCAAG GATATGGATTAACGGAGTGCGCGCCCGTGGCCTTTGTAGAAAAGACGGGCCTAAAGTACGCGAGTATCGGAAAGAATATTTGCGGTTGCGACGTGAGATTGGTCGATACCGTAACGAACGTAGACATTTGCGAGCCCGGTAGAAACGGCGAATTGTGGATAAGAGGACCTCACGTCATGAAAGGTTACTTTAATAATCCGAAAGCCACTAAGGAAATGTTACTCGACGATGGTTGGTTGAAAACCGGCGATATAGCTTACTTCGACGACgatttagatttttatattaccgATAGGTTGAAGGAGTTGATCAAGGTCAAAGGTTTTCAG GTTCCACCGGCCGAATTGGAGTCAGTTTTGAGAACGCATCCCGACGTAGAGGAATGCGCGGTAGTCGGTATTTCCGACGCAAGATCCGGAGAAGTGCCGAGGGCTTTCGTCGTCTTGAAAAAGAACAGGAAGGTTAGCGAGGAGGATATAAAGAATTTCGTTAAAGGAAAGGTTTCCGAGTACAAGCAACTCGATG GTGGTGTTTCATTCGTTCGAGATATTCTCAAAAATCCAACCGGCAAGATCCTTCGATCGAAGATGAAGGAAGCGTATCTAAAAGGAAATTTGTGa
- the LOC124426863 gene encoding uncharacterized protein LOC124426863, with the protein MKTQPFHLEVLAVLLLSVIPWPGPSVFKISCPRDRASVVRRIVHKRWMPILKKYQVELPLECPFHESRDIFRPQQRAKHQYRPSQWTCGLCGKSFYAERHLDAHFDNRHKSNVNTAEDAVCLADYCDIMRCDVLGNRDFESSMDDEDDDGGHLNTDIQVWKENTEQRSTSVVPCSRDLARTYRPSSSSSTDKSCALAATKNDLQRSYCRRADADVLKNHRLADSSSYRRNEIAGPENNSDACDNDDEDDEDDEEEEKEQEEEEEEEEEEEEEEEEEEEDDDDDDDDDEENLVEAALPAVDKRQRRRRIHLRKLKSNCKPEELQKLKLQCEILVRDCIAGLLANLSVREFQEIEGELNRAICWYLSCDRYWEDTKRQQRQTPWYLLATFMALFCTSIYACYYVIWVLFNTTDEERLDHTGTLGYNDGSLTGASSLHDQSGHGDGRSVDKRKMEGGDDNLVSTNEEMPDHYIYVAYPPELKRRLLESCYNRTTRL; encoded by the exons ATGAAGACCCAACCCTTTCATCTCGAG GTTTTGGCAGTTTTGCTATTGTCAGTAATACCCTGGCCAGGTCCAAGTGTTTTTAAGATATCATGCCCCCGCGATCGTGCTTCGGTAGTGAGGAGGATAGTTCACAAG AGATGGATGCCCATCCTAAAGAAATATCAAGTGGAGTTACCCTTAGAATGTCCCTTTCACGAAAGTCGAGACATCTTTCGACCTCAGCAACGGGCAAAGCATCAGTACAGACCGTCGCAATGGACCTGCGGCCTTTGCGGCAAGTCTTTTTATGCCGAAAGACATCTCGACGCGCACTTCGATAACAGACACAAAAGTAACGTTAATACG GCGGAGGACGCCGTGTGCCTTGCCGACTACTGCGACATTATGAGATGCGACGTCTTGGGAAATCGTGACTTTGAAAGTTCGATGGACGATGAGGACGATGACGGCGGTCATCTCAACACCGACATACAG GTATGGAAGGAGAATACGGAACAGCGCAGTACGTCGGTCGTACCGTGTTCTCGAGATCTCGCAAGGACATATCGTCCTTCCTCTTCATCTTCCACGGACAAGTCGTGCGCGCTCGCGGCCACGAAGAACGATTTACAGCGTTCGTACTGTCGACGAGCCGACGCGGATGTCCTTAAAAATCATCGGCTCGCCGATTCCTCCTCTTATCGTCGCAACGAAATAGCTGGTCCTGAGAACAATAGCGACGCTtgcgacaatgacgacgaggacgacgaggatgacgaggaagaggagaaagagcaggaggaggaggaagaggaggaggaggaggaggaggaggaggaggaagaggaggaggaggacgacgacgacgacgacgacgatgacgaggagAATCTGGTAGAAGCCGCTCTACCTGCCGTCGATAAAAGGCAAAGACGCAGAAGAATACATCTTAGGAAACTCAAGTCCAACTGCAAGCCTGAGGAACTTCAAAAGCTCAAGTTACAATGTGAA ATACTCGTCCGCGATTGTATCGCTGGACTTCTCGCAAATCTCTCGGTTCGAGAATTCCAAGAAATCGAAG GTGAACTGAACCGGGCGATCTGTTGGTATTTGAGTTGCGATAGATACTGGGAAGATACCAAACGGCAACAACGCCAGACACCTTGGTATCTGCTCGCTACGTTTATGGCTCTTTTCTGCACCTCGATTTATGCCTGCTATTACGTCATCTGGGTTCTCTTCAA TACCACGGACGAGGAGAGGCTCGATCATACGGGAACTTTAGGTTACAACGATGGAAGTCTTACGGGTGCCTCATCGTTGCACGATCAGAGCGGTCATGGCGATGGTAGATCAGTAGATAAACGAAAAATGGAAGGAGGAGACGATAATTTGGTATCTACGAACGAAGAAATGCCCGATCACTACATATACGTCGCATATCCACCGGAACTGAAACGTCGTCTCTTGGAAAG CTGCTACAACAGGACTACCAGACTATGA